One window of the Shimwellia blattae DSM 4481 = NBRC 105725 genome contains the following:
- a CDS encoding YcbJ family phosphotransferase, giving the protein MEQLRNELSHLLGERLSRMECVSEKTDSTLWSLYDSNGNALPLLAKSFVTRGEAARMASKMSALARSGTLRIPAIYGVITHENTPGPDVLLMERLRGVSVEAPTRTPARWEQLKDQIVEGLLAWHRIDSGGCVGMVDSTQDNLWPYWYRQRVETLWTTLNQFRNTGLTMEDKSVLFRSREYLPRLFADFSDNCVLVHGNFNLRSMLKDVRSDQLVAMVNPGPVLWAPREFELFGLYEDGPASELFWHYQQRAPVAESFLSRRWLYVMWREVAQLVQHGRFDRPAFDRAARELLPWLG; this is encoded by the coding sequence ATGGAACAACTGCGCAATGAACTGAGCCATTTACTGGGCGAGCGCCTGAGCCGCATGGAGTGTGTGAGTGAAAAAACCGACTCGACACTGTGGTCGCTGTATGACAGCAACGGAAATGCACTGCCCCTGCTGGCAAAAAGTTTTGTCACCCGGGGGGAGGCCGCCCGGATGGCAAGCAAAATGTCGGCGCTGGCGCGCTCGGGCACCCTGCGTATCCCGGCGATTTACGGGGTTATCACCCATGAAAACACCCCCGGGCCCGATGTCCTGCTGATGGAGCGTTTGCGGGGCGTCTCTGTTGAGGCGCCCACCCGCACCCCGGCACGCTGGGAGCAGCTTAAAGATCAGATTGTGGAAGGGCTGCTGGCCTGGCACCGCATTGACAGCGGCGGCTGTGTCGGCATGGTGGACAGCACCCAGGACAATTTATGGCCTTACTGGTATCGCCAGCGGGTTGAAACCCTGTGGACGACCCTGAACCAGTTTCGCAACACCGGCCTGACCATGGAAGATAAAAGCGTGTTATTCCGCAGCCGGGAATACCTCCCCCGGCTGTTTGCCGATTTCAGCGACAACTGCGTACTGGTACACGGTAATTTCAATTTGCGCAGTATGCTCAAAGATGTCCGCAGTGATCAGCTGGTGGCCATGGTCAACCCGGGGCCGGTGCTCTGGGCCCCGCGGGAGTTTGAACTGTTCGGCCTGTATGAAGACGGCCCCGCCAGCGAACTGTTCTGGCACTATCAGCAGCGGGCGCCCGTGGCGGAGTCTTTTTTATCCCGCCGCTGGCTGTATGTGATGTGGCGGGAAGTTGCGCAACTGGTGCAGCACGGGCGCTTTGACCGCCCGGCCTTTGACCGGGCCGCCCGTGAATTACTGCCCTGGCTCGGCTGA
- the kdsB gene encoding 3-deoxy-manno-octulosonate cytidylyltransferase, whose product MSFVVIIPARYASTRLPGKPLKDINGKPMIVHVLERARESGAGRVIVATDHPDVARAVEAAGGEVCMTRADHQSGTERLAEVVDKYQFSDDTLIVNVQGDEPMIPPVIIRQVADNLARVDAGMATLAVPVTDAHEAFNPNAVKVVRDARGFALYFSRATIPWDRDRFAQSRDTIGDSLLRHIGIYGYRAGFIRRYVTWAPGPLEQIEMLEQLRVLWYGEKIHVDVAQAVPAVGVDTPEDLARVREAMA is encoded by the coding sequence ATGAGTTTTGTCGTTATCATTCCTGCCCGCTACGCCTCTACCCGGCTGCCGGGTAAGCCCCTGAAAGATATCAACGGTAAACCGATGATAGTCCACGTGCTGGAGCGCGCCCGTGAATCTGGCGCCGGGCGGGTGATTGTTGCCACGGACCATCCGGATGTGGCCCGGGCGGTTGAAGCCGCCGGGGGCGAAGTCTGCATGACGCGTGCGGATCACCAGTCCGGCACTGAGCGGCTGGCAGAGGTGGTGGATAAATACCAGTTCAGCGACGATACCCTGATCGTGAACGTGCAGGGCGACGAGCCGATGATCCCGCCGGTAATTATCCGCCAGGTGGCCGATAATCTGGCCCGGGTGGATGCGGGCATGGCGACCCTTGCGGTGCCGGTTACCGATGCACACGAGGCCTTTAACCCCAATGCGGTAAAAGTGGTGCGCGACGCCCGGGGCTTTGCGCTCTATTTCTCCCGGGCAACCATTCCCTGGGATCGGGACCGTTTTGCCCAGTCCCGCGATACCATAGGCGACAGCTTACTGCGCCATATTGGTATCTACGGCTACCGGGCAGGGTTTATCCGCCGCTACGTGACCTGGGCGCCGGGCCCGCTGGAGCAGATAGAAATGCTCGAACAGCTGCGCGTGCTGTGGTATGGCGAAAAAATCCACGTGGATGTGGCCCAGGCCGTGCCTGCCGTTGGCGTTGATACGCCAGAGGATCTGGCCCGGGTTCGCGAGGCGATGGCCTGA
- a CDS encoding Trm112 family protein, with the protein MDHRLLEIIACPVCNGKLYFNQEKQELICKPDGLAYPIRDGIPVLLEHEARPLTAEEINP; encoded by the coding sequence ATGGATCATCGTTTGTTAGAAATCATCGCCTGCCCGGTATGCAACGGGAAACTGTACTTTAACCAGGAGAAACAGGAACTGATTTGCAAGCCGGACGGGCTGGCATATCCGATCCGGGACGGGATCCCGGTCTTACTGGAGCATGAAGCGCGTCCACTGACTGCTGAAGAGATCAATCCATGA
- the lpxK gene encoding tetraacyldisaccharide 4'-kinase, whose amino-acid sequence MIERIWSGKSPLWRVLWPLSLLYGLISTLIRLSYRLGLRRSWRAPVPVVVVGNLTAGGNGKTPVVIWLVEQLMARGIRVGVVSRGYGGKAASYPLVLSASTTTAEAGDEPVLIYQRTGAPVAVAPQRARAVQALVSGAHPQIIITDDGLQHYALARDKEIVVVDGVRRFGNGWWLPAGPMRERAGRLKSVDAVIVNGGHPQPGEIAMTLAPGQAVNLKTGARCAAAQLHHVVAMAGIGHPPRFFATLEQLGVATEKTIPLSDHYAPSAEMLAGLCAPGQSLLMTEKDAVKCRAFARDNWWYLPVDARFPAADAEKLLATLQGLVH is encoded by the coding sequence ATGATTGAGCGGATCTGGTCCGGGAAATCCCCGCTGTGGCGGGTATTGTGGCCACTCTCCCTGCTGTATGGCCTGATCAGTACGCTTATCAGGCTCAGCTACCGGCTGGGGTTGCGCCGCAGCTGGCGCGCACCGGTCCCGGTGGTGGTGGTCGGGAACCTGACCGCCGGGGGCAACGGTAAAACCCCGGTGGTTATCTGGCTGGTGGAACAACTGATGGCCAGAGGGATCCGGGTAGGCGTGGTATCCCGGGGGTATGGCGGTAAGGCGGCCTCCTATCCGCTGGTGCTGTCTGCCTCCACAACAACCGCCGAAGCCGGGGATGAGCCGGTGCTTATCTACCAGCGTACCGGTGCGCCGGTGGCGGTTGCCCCGCAGCGTGCCCGGGCGGTTCAGGCACTGGTGAGCGGGGCCCATCCGCAAATCATCATTACTGATGACGGCCTGCAGCACTACGCCCTGGCCCGGGATAAAGAAATCGTTGTGGTGGACGGCGTGCGCCGCTTCGGCAATGGCTGGTGGTTACCGGCAGGCCCGATGCGTGAGCGGGCCGGGCGCCTGAAATCTGTGGATGCGGTTATTGTCAACGGCGGCCACCCGCAGCCGGGGGAGATAGCCATGACACTGGCGCCGGGGCAGGCGGTAAACCTGAAAACCGGCGCACGCTGTGCCGCCGCGCAACTGCACCACGTAGTGGCAATGGCCGGGATCGGGCATCCGCCGCGGTTTTTTGCCACCCTGGAGCAGCTTGGGGTCGCGACAGAAAAAACCATCCCGCTTTCGGACCATTATGCCCCGTCTGCAGAGATGCTCGCCGGGCTCTGTGCCCCGGGCCAGAGCCTGCTGATGACCGAAAAAGACGCGGTAAAATGCCGGGCGTTTGCCCGGGATAACTGGTGGTATCTGCCGGTTGATGCCAGGTTCCCCGCCGCCGATGCCGAAAAACTGCTGGCGACACTCCAGGGGCTGGTGCACTGA
- the msbA gene encoding lipid A ABC transporter ATP-binding protein/permease MsbA, which produces MHNDKDLSTWQTFRRLWPVISPFKMGLIVAAVALILNAASDTYMLSLLKPLLDDGFGKTDRSVLMWMPLVVIGLMLLRGVTSYISSYCISWVSGKVVMTIRRRLFNHMMGMPVSFFDKQSTGTLLSRITYDSEQVASSSSSALITVVREGASIIGLFIMMFYYSWQLSVILIVLAPVVSVAIRIVSKRFRSISKNMQNTMGQVTASAEQMLKGHKEVLIFGGQEVEEDRFNKVSNRMRHQGMKMVSASSISDPIIQLIASLALAFVLYAASFPSVMNSLTAGTITVVFSSMIALMRPLKSLTNVNAQFQRGMAACQTLFSILDMEQEKDEGERVVERAKGDIEFRNVTFTYPGRDVPALRNINLTIPAGKTVALVGRSGSGKSTLASLITRFYDVDSGEVLLDGHDLREYTLRSLRNQVALVSQNVHLFNDTIANNIAYARTEEYDRAQIEQAAKMAYATDFINKMDNGLDTVIGENGVLLSGGQRQRIAIARALLRDSPVLILDEATSALDTESERAIQAALDELQKNRTSLVIAHRLSTIEKADEIVVVEDGTIVERGTHAALLEQRGVYAQLHRMQFGQ; this is translated from the coding sequence ATGCATAACGATAAAGATCTCTCCACGTGGCAGACCTTCCGACGGCTCTGGCCGGTAATTTCCCCTTTCAAGATGGGGCTGATTGTCGCTGCCGTGGCGTTAATCCTCAACGCAGCAAGCGATACCTACATGCTGTCGCTGCTTAAACCGTTGCTGGATGATGGTTTCGGTAAAACTGACCGCTCTGTGCTGATGTGGATGCCGCTGGTCGTAATTGGCTTAATGCTGCTGCGCGGCGTAACAAGCTACATATCAAGCTACTGTATCTCCTGGGTGTCCGGCAAAGTGGTGATGACTATCCGCCGCCGCCTGTTTAACCACATGATGGGGATGCCGGTTTCCTTTTTTGATAAGCAGTCCACCGGAACCCTGCTTTCGCGCATTACCTATGACTCTGAACAGGTTGCGTCTTCCTCTTCCAGCGCGCTGATAACCGTGGTGCGTGAAGGGGCGTCGATTATCGGCCTGTTTATTATGATGTTCTACTACAGCTGGCAGCTGTCGGTGATCCTGATTGTACTGGCGCCGGTGGTCTCGGTTGCTATCCGGATTGTCTCTAAGCGTTTTCGCAGCATCAGTAAAAATATGCAGAACACCATGGGGCAGGTAACAGCCAGCGCCGAACAGATGCTGAAAGGCCATAAAGAAGTGCTGATTTTTGGCGGCCAGGAAGTGGAAGAAGATCGCTTTAATAAAGTCAGCAACCGGATGCGCCACCAGGGGATGAAAATGGTCTCCGCGTCGTCGATTTCTGATCCCATTATTCAGCTGATTGCCTCTCTGGCGCTGGCGTTTGTCCTGTATGCTGCCAGCTTCCCGAGCGTTATGAACAGCCTGACGGCCGGTACGATAACCGTGGTGTTTTCGTCCATGATTGCCCTGATGCGCCCGCTGAAATCGCTGACCAACGTTAACGCCCAGTTCCAGCGCGGTATGGCCGCCTGCCAGACGCTGTTCTCCATTCTGGATATGGAGCAGGAAAAAGACGAAGGTGAGCGGGTTGTGGAGCGCGCGAAAGGGGATATTGAATTTCGCAATGTGACCTTCACCTACCCGGGGCGCGATGTACCGGCGCTGCGTAATATTAACCTGACGATCCCCGCCGGTAAGACGGTGGCGCTGGTCGGCCGCTCTGGCTCCGGTAAATCCACGCTCGCCAGTCTGATCACCCGTTTTTATGATGTGGACTCCGGTGAAGTGCTGCTGGACGGCCACGATCTCCGGGAATATACCCTGCGTTCACTGCGTAACCAGGTGGCGCTGGTTTCCCAGAATGTGCACCTGTTTAACGACACTATCGCCAACAATATCGCCTACGCACGCACCGAAGAGTACGACCGTGCGCAGATAGAGCAGGCCGCGAAGATGGCCTACGCCACGGACTTTATCAACAAAATGGATAACGGCCTGGATACGGTCATTGGTGAAAACGGCGTGCTGCTTTCCGGCGGCCAGCGCCAGCGTATCGCCATCGCCCGGGCCCTGCTGCGCGACAGTCCGGTGCTGATCCTGGATGAAGCCACCTCCGCACTGGATACCGAATCGGAACGGGCTATCCAGGCAGCCCTTGATGAGCTGCAGAAAAACCGCACCTCACTGGTGATTGCTCACCGCCTCTCTACGATTGAGAAGGCCGATGAGATCGTGGTGGTGGAAGATGGCACCATCGTTGAGCGCGGCACTCACGCAGCCCTGCTGGAGCAGCGCGGTGTCTATGCCCAGCTGCACCGGATGCAGTTTGGCCAATGA
- a CDS encoding DNA internalization-related competence protein ComEC/Rec2: protein MLLSLRTCCCCVIAGVLPLCWIHNIPGLAVIAGGTGLACLLLCIPVRAVRYAGLALLISCWSGLAAQRVLWPTTALTTGVIQGEGTILRPSGTGRYLVTLHRYGDKRLFPGVNIVVRGLKTPHTLCPGQRWSLWLRLRPGHGLLNIPGFDSQRYAVAHHQVVNGRVLRAQPLSLRCGWRSRFTGYLAEQAGTLRHWPVIQALAFGERQALPADVRQRFRETGTAHLMAISGLHIAQSAGVFWGLVRLLQWLLPAARIGTGLPLLAGVAGAALYTWLSGANPPAQRALLALIIWGALRLGGRRWSAEMVWLCCIAGVLLVDPLTVLSDSFRLSAGACGALILWYRWMPPPRGGGKLRYLAGLAHLQLGITALLLPLQVVIFHGVSLSAFVANMVAVPLVSLLVVPLLLLGMLLSAVPGATRGLWWLADQVLHGVLGFLAALPPGWLEADQRAVGLSLLPLVLMVIWRLRLYRSSLSVLPVALLACTYAYWHPAPPGAHWAVHMLDVGNGLAMVVEKNRRALLYDTGNRWPGGDSARQTIIPWLRWRGLHPEGVIISHGHLDHAGGLGSIQQAWPALPVYSAMLTPGHRPCFMGERWQWQGLQLRVLWPPRSQPGAENNHSCVVHISDGVRSVLLTGDIERPAELAMLKSHRGSLRADLLQVPHHGSRTSSTPRLLRQVNPGVALASVARYNPWRFPAAAVVRRYRDLGIRWYDTGKSGQISVQMFGDQMKILSARMQISPRWYHQWFGVPGDSG, encoded by the coding sequence GTGCTGCTATCACTACGAACCTGCTGTTGCTGTGTTATTGCCGGGGTACTGCCACTGTGCTGGATACACAATATCCCCGGCCTGGCGGTGATAGCCGGGGGAACCGGGCTGGCGTGCCTGCTGTTGTGTATACCGGTGCGGGCTGTGCGCTACGCGGGCCTGGCGCTGCTGATAAGCTGCTGGAGCGGGCTGGCGGCGCAGCGGGTATTGTGGCCCACCACGGCGTTAACTACCGGGGTGATTCAGGGGGAGGGGACAATACTCCGCCCCTCCGGCACCGGGCGCTATCTGGTAACCCTTCATCGCTACGGGGATAAGCGTCTCTTTCCGGGGGTAAATATTGTCGTGCGCGGGCTGAAAACGCCACATACGCTCTGCCCGGGCCAGCGCTGGTCCCTGTGGCTGCGGCTGCGCCCCGGCCACGGGCTACTGAATATCCCCGGTTTTGACAGCCAGCGTTACGCGGTGGCGCACCATCAGGTCGTTAACGGGAGAGTCTTACGCGCGCAGCCATTATCCCTCCGCTGTGGCTGGCGCAGCCGGTTTACTGGCTACCTTGCTGAGCAGGCAGGCACGCTGCGCCACTGGCCGGTGATACAGGCACTGGCATTTGGTGAGCGCCAGGCACTGCCGGCGGATGTCCGCCAGCGGTTTCGCGAAACGGGAACCGCGCATCTGATGGCTATCTCCGGCCTGCATATTGCCCAGTCTGCCGGGGTGTTCTGGGGGCTGGTACGCCTGCTTCAGTGGTTACTGCCTGCCGCCCGGATCGGCACCGGCTTGCCGTTACTGGCCGGGGTGGCCGGTGCGGCGCTTTACACCTGGCTTTCCGGGGCGAACCCACCCGCCCAGCGGGCGCTACTGGCGCTGATTATCTGGGGGGCGCTGCGCCTGGGCGGGCGGCGCTGGTCTGCTGAAATGGTCTGGCTGTGCTGTATTGCCGGTGTGTTGCTGGTCGATCCGCTGACGGTGCTGTCAGACAGTTTCCGGCTGTCTGCCGGGGCCTGCGGGGCGCTGATTCTCTGGTATCGCTGGATGCCGCCACCCCGGGGGGGCGGGAAGCTCCGCTATCTGGCGGGGCTTGCCCATTTACAGTTGGGGATCACCGCTTTGCTGCTGCCCCTCCAGGTGGTCATATTCCACGGTGTCAGCCTCAGCGCATTTGTCGCCAATATGGTGGCGGTGCCGCTGGTCAGTTTGCTGGTTGTCCCGCTACTGTTGCTGGGGATGCTGCTGAGTGCGGTGCCCGGGGCAACCCGGGGGCTCTGGTGGCTGGCCGATCAGGTGCTGCACGGTGTGCTGGGCTTTCTGGCCGCCTTACCCCCGGGCTGGCTGGAGGCAGACCAGCGGGCGGTGGGGCTGTCCCTGCTGCCACTGGTGCTGATGGTTATCTGGCGCCTGCGCCTGTACCGCAGCTCGCTGTCTGTGCTGCCGGTCGCGCTACTGGCGTGCACTTATGCTTACTGGCATCCGGCGCCCCCGGGGGCACACTGGGCAGTACATATGCTGGATGTGGGCAATGGCCTGGCCATGGTGGTGGAAAAGAACCGCCGGGCACTGCTGTATGATACCGGGAACCGCTGGCCCGGCGGCGACAGCGCCCGGCAGACGATTATTCCCTGGCTGCGCTGGCGGGGGCTCCACCCGGAGGGGGTGATTATCAGCCACGGGCATCTGGACCATGCTGGCGGGCTGGGGAGTATTCAGCAGGCCTGGCCCGCGCTGCCGGTCTACAGCGCCATGCTCACCCCGGGCCACCGCCCCTGTTTTATGGGGGAGCGCTGGCAGTGGCAGGGGCTGCAGTTACGCGTGCTCTGGCCACCGCGCAGCCAGCCCGGGGCGGAGAATAACCACTCCTGCGTGGTCCATATCAGCGACGGGGTCCGCAGTGTGCTGCTGACCGGGGACATTGAAAGGCCCGCAGAACTGGCTATGCTGAAATCGCACAGGGGGAGCCTGCGTGCTGATCTCCTCCAGGTGCCACACCACGGCAGCCGGACATCATCTACCCCCCGGTTACTACGCCAGGTGAACCCCGGGGTGGCGCTGGCCTCGGTGGCGCGCTATAACCCGTGGCGTTTTCCGGCGGCGGCGGTGGTCCGCCGTTACCGGGATCTGGGTATTCGCTGGTACGACACCGGCAAATCCGGCCAGATTTCTGTACAAATGTTTGGCGATCAGATGAAAATTTTGAGCGCCCGCATGCAAATTTCCCCCCGCTGGTATCATCAGTGGTTTGGCGTACCCGGCGATAGCGGGTAG
- the ihfB gene encoding integration host factor subunit beta — translation MTKSELIERLAGQQSHLPAKAVEDAVKEMLEHMASTLAEGERIEIRGFGSFSLHYRAPRVGRNPKTGDKVELEGKYVPHFKPGKELRDRANIYG, via the coding sequence ATGACCAAGTCAGAATTGATTGAAAGACTTGCAGGCCAGCAATCTCATCTGCCCGCTAAAGCGGTGGAAGATGCCGTTAAAGAGATGCTGGAGCATATGGCCTCAACCCTGGCAGAGGGTGAGCGTATTGAAATCCGGGGTTTCGGCAGTTTCTCTTTGCATTACCGTGCGCCACGCGTCGGGCGTAACCCAAAAACCGGTGACAAAGTCGAGCTGGAAGGTAAATACGTTCCGCACTTTAAACCCGGCAAAGAGTTGCGCGATCGCGCCAATATTTATGGCTAA
- the rpsA gene encoding 30S ribosomal protein S1 yields the protein MTESFAQLFEESLKEIETRPGSIVRGVVVAIDKDVVLVDAGLKSESAIPAEQFKNAQGELEIQVGDEVDVALDAVEDGFGETLLSREKAKRHEAWLMLEKAYEEAATVTGVINGKVKGGFTVELNGIRAFLPGSLVDVRPVRDTLHLEGKELEFKVIKLDQKRNNVVVSRRAVIESENSAERDQLLENLQEGMEVKGIVKNLTDYGAFVDLGGVDGLLHITDMAWKRVKHPSEIVNVGDEITVKVLKFDRERTRVSLGLKQLGEDPWVAIAKRYPEGTKLTGRVTNLTDYGCFVEIEEGVEGLVHVSEMDWTNKNIHPSKVVNVGDVVEVMVLDIDEERRRISLGLKQCKANPWQQFAETHNKGDRVEGKIKSITDFGIFIGLDGGIDGLVHLSDISWNVAGEEAVREYKKGDEIAAVVLQVDAERERISLGVKQLAEDPFNNYVALNKKGAIVTGKVTAVDAKGATVELADGVEGYLRASEASRDRVEDATLVLSVGDEVEAKFTGVDRKNRVVSLSVRAKDEAEEKDAIASVNKQEDGNFSNAMAEAFKAAKGE from the coding sequence ATGACTGAATCTTTTGCTCAACTCTTTGAAGAGTCCCTGAAAGAAATCGAAACCCGCCCGGGTTCAATCGTTCGTGGTGTTGTTGTTGCTATCGACAAAGACGTAGTGCTGGTTGACGCCGGCCTGAAATCTGAGTCTGCCATTCCGGCTGAGCAGTTCAAAAACGCCCAGGGCGAACTTGAAATCCAGGTTGGTGACGAAGTTGACGTTGCTCTGGATGCAGTAGAAGACGGTTTCGGTGAAACCCTGCTGTCTCGTGAGAAAGCTAAACGTCACGAAGCGTGGCTGATGCTGGAGAAGGCTTACGAAGAAGCTGCCACCGTTACTGGTGTTATCAACGGCAAAGTCAAGGGCGGCTTCACTGTTGAGCTGAACGGTATTCGTGCGTTCCTGCCGGGCTCCCTGGTAGACGTGCGTCCGGTTCGCGATACTCTGCACCTGGAAGGCAAAGAGCTTGAATTCAAAGTAATCAAACTCGACCAGAAGCGTAACAACGTTGTTGTTTCCCGTCGTGCTGTTATCGAGTCTGAAAACAGTGCAGAACGCGATCAGCTGCTGGAAAACCTGCAGGAAGGCATGGAAGTTAAAGGTATCGTTAAGAACCTCACTGACTACGGTGCATTCGTGGATCTGGGCGGCGTAGACGGCCTGCTGCACATCACCGATATGGCCTGGAAACGCGTTAAGCATCCGAGCGAAATCGTAAACGTTGGCGACGAAATCACTGTTAAAGTGCTGAAATTCGACCGCGAACGTACCCGTGTATCCCTGGGCCTGAAACAGCTGGGCGAAGATCCGTGGGTAGCTATCGCTAAACGTTATCCGGAAGGTACTAAACTGACCGGTCGCGTTACCAACCTGACTGACTACGGCTGCTTCGTTGAAATCGAAGAAGGCGTTGAAGGTCTGGTTCACGTGTCCGAAATGGACTGGACCAACAAAAACATCCACCCGTCCAAAGTTGTTAACGTTGGCGACGTAGTGGAAGTTATGGTTCTGGATATCGACGAAGAACGTCGTCGTATCTCCCTGGGCCTGAAACAGTGCAAAGCCAACCCGTGGCAGCAGTTCGCTGAGACCCACAACAAAGGCGATCGCGTTGAAGGTAAAATCAAGTCTATCACTGACTTCGGTATCTTCATCGGCCTGGACGGCGGCATCGACGGCCTGGTTCACCTGTCTGACATCTCCTGGAACGTTGCAGGCGAAGAAGCAGTACGTGAATACAAAAAAGGCGACGAAATCGCAGCTGTTGTTCTGCAGGTTGACGCAGAGCGTGAGCGTATCTCCCTGGGCGTTAAACAGCTGGCAGAAGATCCGTTCAACAACTACGTTGCTCTGAACAAGAAAGGCGCTATCGTTACTGGTAAAGTAACCGCAGTTGATGCGAAAGGTGCTACAGTTGAATTAGCTGACGGCGTAGAAGGTTACCTGCGCGCTTCTGAAGCTTCACGCGACCGTGTAGAAGATGCTACTCTGGTTCTGAGTGTTGGCGACGAAGTTGAAGCTAAATTTACTGGCGTTGACCGTAAAAACCGCGTAGTAAGCCTGTCTGTTCGTGCTAAAGACGAAGCTGAAGAGAAAGATGCCATCGCTTCTGTTAACAAACAGGAAGACGGTAACTTCTCCAACGCAATGGCTGAAGCGTTCAAAGCAGCTAAAGGCGAATAA
- the cmk gene encoding (d)CMP kinase has product MAAHAPVITIDGPSGAGKGTLCKAMAEALQWHLLDSGAIYRVLALAALHHRVDVDSEEALVPLAAHLDVRFISSNGKLEVVLEGEDVSGEIRTQDVANTASKVAAFPRVREALLRRQRAFRETPGLIADGRDMGTVVFPDAPVKIFLDASSEERAQRRMLQLQEKGFSVNFERLLAEIKERDERDRNRAVAPLVPAEDALVLDSTRLSIEQVIERALEYARQKLATAQ; this is encoded by the coding sequence ATGGCAGCACATGCTCCGGTAATCACCATTGACGGCCCCAGCGGCGCAGGGAAAGGCACCTTATGCAAGGCGATGGCAGAGGCGCTCCAATGGCATTTACTGGACTCCGGGGCCATATACCGGGTACTGGCACTGGCCGCACTGCATCACCGGGTTGATGTGGACAGCGAAGAGGCCCTGGTTCCCCTGGCCGCCCACCTGGATGTGCGGTTTATTTCCAGCAACGGGAAACTGGAAGTTGTCCTTGAGGGTGAAGATGTCAGCGGTGAAATCCGCACCCAGGATGTGGCGAATACCGCATCAAAAGTGGCGGCTTTCCCCCGGGTACGTGAAGCGCTGCTGCGCCGTCAGCGGGCGTTTCGTGAAACCCCGGGCCTGATTGCCGATGGCCGCGACATGGGCACGGTGGTATTCCCCGACGCCCCCGTGAAAATTTTTCTTGATGCCTCTTCAGAAGAGCGGGCCCAGCGCCGCATGCTGCAGTTGCAGGAGAAGGGTTTTAGTGTTAACTTTGAGCGCCTTTTGGCCGAGATAAAAGAGCGTGACGAGCGCGATCGTAACCGTGCGGTGGCGCCTTTAGTCCCGGCAGAAGATGCTTTAGTGCTTGACTCTACGCGATTATCTATTGAGCAAGTAATTGAAAGAGCGTTAGAATACGCCCGCCAGAAACTGGCGACTGCGCAATAA